The following proteins are co-located in the Granulicella pectinivorans genome:
- a CDS encoding tagaturonate epimerase family protein, which produces MSDGLQLPKFSIGVGDRFAHQAKAQLAACVMALKAGVEVVPVWNKSNREHMIIGSEPKNTRIAADEAVKELGWTKPYFLDADHINLKTVERFMEPCDFFTLDVADMIGKPADPEEVLAFVHRHPELVGEVSIPGVETPFQTDIEFVKGVANKFLAAVQDAGKIYAHLLEFKGAGRFVPEISMDETDYPQTPVELLIILAAIADEKIPIQTIAPKFTGRFNKGVDYVGDVAQFTKEFEEDLAAIAFAIKQYGLPANLKLSVHSGSDKFSIYKAIHDGAKKFGAGVHLKTAGTTWLEELIGLAEAGGSGLEIAKEVYAEAFAHADELCAPYATVINIDPAALPTPETVNGWTSEQYTSALRHDQSNPAYNQSFRQLLHVGFKVAAKMGDKYLSALEANEESVARNVTTNLFERHIKPVFLGL; this is translated from the coding sequence TCACCAGGCTAAGGCGCAGTTGGCCGCCTGTGTGATGGCGCTCAAGGCAGGTGTAGAGGTCGTACCGGTTTGGAATAAGTCCAACCGCGAACACATGATTATCGGCTCCGAGCCGAAGAACACCCGCATCGCCGCAGATGAGGCTGTGAAGGAGCTTGGCTGGACAAAGCCCTACTTTCTGGATGCGGACCATATCAATTTGAAGACGGTCGAGCGGTTCATGGAGCCCTGCGACTTCTTTACGCTGGACGTCGCCGACATGATCGGCAAGCCGGCCGATCCGGAAGAGGTGCTGGCATTCGTACACCGGCATCCGGAGCTGGTGGGTGAGGTTTCAATCCCTGGCGTTGAGACGCCTTTCCAAACGGACATCGAGTTCGTCAAGGGCGTTGCGAACAAGTTCCTCGCGGCTGTGCAGGACGCAGGCAAGATCTACGCGCATCTCCTTGAATTCAAAGGAGCGGGCCGTTTCGTTCCTGAGATTTCGATGGATGAGACGGACTATCCGCAGACGCCGGTTGAACTGCTGATTATCCTGGCTGCGATCGCCGATGAGAAGATTCCGATCCAGACCATTGCGCCGAAGTTCACTGGCCGCTTCAACAAGGGCGTCGACTACGTGGGCGATGTGGCGCAGTTCACCAAGGAGTTCGAGGAAGACCTCGCGGCCATCGCATTCGCGATCAAGCAGTACGGCCTTCCCGCGAACCTCAAGCTGAGCGTCCACTCGGGTTCGGATAAGTTCTCCATTTACAAGGCGATCCACGACGGCGCCAAGAAGTTCGGAGCGGGCGTTCATCTCAAGACGGCCGGTACGACGTGGCTCGAAGAGCTGATCGGTCTCGCCGAGGCGGGTGGATCAGGCCTCGAGATCGCCAAGGAGGTATATGCCGAGGCGTTCGCACATGCGGATGAGCTCTGCGCCCCTTACGCGACGGTCATCAACATCGATCCGGCTGCCCTGCCCACGCCCGAGACGGTCAACGGCTGGACGAGCGAGCAGTACACGTCGGCGCTCCGCCACGATCAGTCCAACCCGGCCTATAACCAGAGCTTCCGTCAGTTGCTGCATGTGGGCTTCAAGGTGGCGGCGAAGATGGGCGACAAGTACCTTTCGGCGCTTGAGGCCAATGAGGAGAGTGTCGCGCGCAATGTGACGACGAACCTCTTCGAACGGCACATCAAGCCCGTGTTCCTGGGGCTGTAG